From the Rhodoferax sp. WC2427 genome, one window contains:
- a CDS encoding Crp/Fnr family transcriptional regulator, producing the protein MTTAASRLQGLIDALVLNKAQDGLSLNLLPAQWEALAHYLQPLTLAQGEVLFKQGAMDRTLYFVASGSLSVHFEDAESRIRLAIVGAGTVVGEGSFFTAMPRSATVQAGSTCILWSLSPMRYTEMTHRKPELALAVAMGAGAVVAKRLMHSRYRVAVT; encoded by the coding sequence ATGACTACCGCAGCGTCCCGTCTCCAAGGCCTGATAGATGCCCTGGTGCTGAACAAGGCCCAGGATGGCCTCAGCCTGAACCTGCTGCCCGCCCAATGGGAGGCGCTGGCGCACTACCTACAGCCCTTGACCCTGGCGCAGGGCGAGGTCTTGTTTAAACAGGGCGCTATGGACCGTACACTCTATTTTGTGGCCAGCGGCAGCCTGAGCGTGCACTTTGAAGATGCTGAGAGCCGCATCCGGCTGGCGATTGTGGGCGCGGGCACCGTGGTGGGCGAAGGCAGCTTTTTCACCGCCATGCCACGCAGTGCCACTGTGCAGGCGGGCAGTACCTGCATCCTGTGGAGCCTGTCTCCGATGCGGTATACCGAGATGACCCACCGCAAGCCCGAACTGGCCCTGGCGGTGGCAATGGGTGCTGGCGCTGTGGTGGCCAAGCGTTTGATGCATAGCCGATACCGTGTCGCGGTGACATGA